The segment ACTCTTTGAAATCAAGATTCAGTGCCAGAAAGCGTAAAAGGCAGTAGAGATATAAACCAAGAGAGCAGAGGAAACAAGCGTCACGAGCGTTGCAACCGCCTGAACCGCAGATTGACTACCGCAAGAAAGCAACCCTAGACGGATCTGAATCACATTAACCATAGAGAGCATCAAGAACAAACAACCCATCACAGATCCGACGGCAGAGGCCATCATCCCCCATCTCAGAACCTTAATATTGATGTGAGCTCTAAATATCTCGTCCACGTCTTTGCTGTTGAGAAGGTTCAGCGCGAGCTTGAGACCCTGAGCCACGAGAgatgagaagaggaagaagctgaAGGAGACGACTTCGAAGACCAGCAGCTTCTTCGCCACGTCATCGCTCGCGTCGCAGCTGGACCGCTGCTCGAGGCTGTGCTGTCCCGGAGTGGCTATGGAGAGGCCTACGAAGACGGCGATGGTGAAGAGGGAGTTGACGTTGACGAGTCCGTCGAGTGCGCTTACGTGGACGCTCGTTGTGGCGACGGAGG is part of the Raphanus sativus cultivar WK10039 chromosome 5, ASM80110v3, whole genome shotgun sequence genome and harbors:
- the LOC108859637 gene encoding uncharacterized protein LOC108859637; the protein is MAESEPKIEYTTAVGMTSPASSSVATTSVHVSALDGLVNVNSLFTIAVFVGLSIATPGQHSLEQRSSCDASDDVAKKLLVFEVVSFSFFLFSSLVAQGLKLALNLLNSKDVDEIFRAHINIKVLRWGMMASAVGSVMGCLFLMLSMVNVIQIRLGLLSCGSQSAVQAVATLVTLVSSALLVYISTAFYAFWH